A single region of the Gloeomargarita sp. SRBZ-1_bins_9 genome encodes:
- the lgt gene encoding prolipoprotein diacylglyceryl transferase, giving the protein MVWRSPGPNLWEFGPLVIRWYGALIALAVLLGLQLSQFLAKRRGLNPDHIADLALALVVFSLLGARLYYVAFQWPYYAQNPWEILAIWHGGLAIHGAILAGLLTTYVYAHRRKISLWQLTDVLVPSLALGQTIGRWGNFFNSEAFGRPTDWPWKLYIPYEKRPPEFRQFAYFHPTFLYESLWNLLVGGVLLYLFFRYPRLRPGTLTLVYMAGYSLGRFFIEGLRTDSLMLGPWRVAQLVSLVGMAVGVGGLLWLYVGRRDLPDVVTSPSQYNRG; this is encoded by the coding sequence ATGGTTTGGCGTTCACCGGGTCCGAATCTGTGGGAATTTGGCCCGCTGGTCATTCGCTGGTATGGGGCACTGATTGCCCTAGCGGTGTTGCTGGGTTTGCAGCTTTCTCAGTTTTTGGCCAAGCGCCGGGGCCTGAATCCTGACCATATTGCTGACCTAGCGCTGGCACTAGTCGTTTTTTCCCTACTGGGGGCGCGGCTTTATTACGTCGCCTTCCAATGGCCCTACTACGCCCAAAACCCCTGGGAGATTCTGGCGATTTGGCATGGAGGGCTGGCGATTCATGGAGCAATCTTGGCCGGTTTGCTGACGACCTATGTCTACGCCCACCGCCGGAAAATTTCCCTGTGGCAGTTGACGGATGTGCTGGTGCCCTCGTTGGCCTTGGGACAGACGATCGGCCGCTGGGGTAATTTTTTTAATTCCGAGGCGTTTGGGAGGCCAACGGATTGGCCCTGGAAACTCTACATCCCCTATGAAAAACGGCCCCCAGAATTCCGCCAGTTTGCCTACTTCCACCCCACGTTTCTGTATGAATCCCTGTGGAATTTGCTGGTGGGGGGGGTGCTGCTGTATCTGTTTTTTCGGTACCCCCGTTTGCGACCGGGTACGCTGACGTTGGTGTATATGGCGGGTTACAGCCTGGGGCGGTTTTTTATCGAAGGGTTGCGCACCGATAGTTTGATGCTAGGGCCGTGGCGGGTGGCCCAGTTGGTCAGCCTGGTGGGCATGGCCGTAGGTGTAGGGGGCCTGCTGTGGCTGTATGTGGGGCGACGGGACCTGCCGGATGTGGTGACCTCCCCATCCCAGTACAATAGGGGGTGA
- a CDS encoding DUF2237 domain-containing protein, with amino-acid sequence MPQALNVLGTPLEVCCRSPLTGFYRTGYCETGPDDLGMHTVCAQVTQAFLEFTRKQGNDLVTPNPLYNFPGLKPGDRWCLCASRWEEARRAGVAPPVILTATHQKTLEIIPLAILQEYSLSSPPSA; translated from the coding sequence ATGCCGCAAGCGCTTAATGTCCTGGGAACGCCGCTGGAGGTCTGCTGTCGCTCGCCGTTGACCGGTTTCTATCGCACGGGCTATTGTGAGACGGGGCCGGATGACCTGGGGATGCATACCGTGTGCGCCCAGGTAACCCAGGCCTTTTTGGAATTCACACGCAAGCAGGGCAACGACTTGGTCACTCCAAACCCCCTGTACAACTTTCCGGGGTTGAAACCCGGCGACCGCTGGTGTTTATGTGCCAGCCGGTGGGAAGAAGCCCGGCGTGCCGGTGTTGCTCCCCCCGTTATCCTGACGGCAACCCATCAAAAAACCCTGGAAATCATCCCCCTGGCCATCCTGCAGGAGTACAGCCTTAGTTCGCCTCCGTCCGCGTGA
- a CDS encoding DUF3611 family protein → MSSGSNRLKAASTLKRAGWVGFWVQVVLGVVALGILLFALLQRRARVPSGLGLSLGLLGVASLGLGIWLKYRGVQMARRLADGEWETRPRKEEVVNKLCMEMGVSLLGMLATLLGTFVVVGNLFAKALLVPQGTIALATQPVDAMDILVVQGLLNTIAAHFGALLTSLWPLWRITRTEAN, encoded by the coding sequence GTGTCGTCGGGTTCTAACCGGCTTAAGGCGGCCTCCACCCTCAAACGGGCCGGTTGGGTGGGCTTTTGGGTGCAGGTGGTGCTGGGGGTGGTAGCCCTGGGTATCCTATTGTTTGCCCTACTACAACGGCGGGCGCGCGTGCCCAGTGGCCTGGGGTTGTCCTTGGGCTTGTTGGGGGTGGCGTCCCTGGGGCTGGGGATTTGGTTGAAGTACCGCGGTGTGCAGATGGCCAGACGCTTAGCCGACGGCGAATGGGAAACCCGCCCCCGCAAAGAGGAGGTGGTCAATAAGCTGTGTATGGAAATGGGGGTTTCCCTGCTGGGGATGCTGGCTACGTTGCTCGGGACCTTTGTGGTGGTGGGGAATCTGTTTGCCAAGGCCCTGCTGGTGCCCCAAGGAACCATTGCCCTGGCTACCCAGCCGGTGGATGCCATGGACATTTTGGTGGTGCAGGGCTTGCTCAATACCATTGCGGCCCACTTTGGCGCCTTGCTCACCAGCCTGTGGCCCCTATGGCGCATCACGCGGACGGAGGCGAACTAA
- a CDS encoding YggT family protein, translating into MSSTLVFLVQGVISFINIYFVLLILRVLLSWFPTINWYNQPWMTLSQLTDPYLNLFRAVLPPLGGIDFSPLLAFLVLQVVATALNAVVMGGVVGF; encoded by the coding sequence ATGTCTAGTACGCTGGTTTTCCTGGTACAGGGTGTGATTAGTTTTATCAACATTTACTTTGTGCTGTTAATTCTGCGGGTGTTGTTGAGCTGGTTTCCCACCATCAATTGGTACAACCAGCCCTGGATGACCCTCAGCCAGTTGACTGACCCCTACTTGAACCTGTTTCGGGCTGTGTTACCCCCCCTGGGAGGGATTGATTTTTCACCCCTGCTAGCTTTTCTGGTGCTGCAGGTAGTGGCAACAGCTTTGAATGCAGTGGTGATGGGCGGTGTCGTCGGGTTCTAA
- a CDS encoding FAD-binding oxidoreductase, producing the protein MEAATVEELADLVRQTGSQPLQIRGRGSKAHWGGSGPGQVVSLAGLNRLVDYAVADLVVTVEAGMGWADLQALLAQHNQWWPVQPLYPDRATVGGIVATADAGPGRQRYGGVRDLVLGVQWVRPDGVLVKAGGQVVKNVAGYDLMKLLTGSWGTLGILTQVSLRLYPLPPVTRCFLLQEEDLAELRQRVLDTGVPLTACDLVSAALVERLGYPARLSLWLELRGTAISVTEQITYLRQALGGQANLQEIDPETGMRITRLLSLPPTQVHGLLKVGVLPSQSVALAEYLQQWLPQAWGQIHAGVGVGRIGVAPVPANWETFVAQLRRWVRPHGYVSVIAGPTLADRWDVPAERLSLMQRVKQQLDPDHRCNPGRWLWGYH; encoded by the coding sequence ATGGAAGCGGCAACCGTAGAGGAGTTAGCTGACCTGGTGCGGCAGACGGGCAGCCAACCGTTGCAAATCCGAGGGCGCGGCAGCAAGGCGCACTGGGGCGGGTCGGGGCCGGGGCAGGTGGTCAGCCTAGCCGGGTTAAACCGGTTAGTGGACTACGCGGTGGCGGATTTGGTGGTGACGGTGGAGGCGGGGATGGGCTGGGCAGATTTACAGGCCCTGTTGGCCCAACACAACCAGTGGTGGCCGGTGCAACCCCTGTATCCCGACCGGGCGACGGTGGGGGGAATTGTGGCCACCGCTGATGCGGGACCGGGGCGCCAGCGCTACGGGGGAGTGCGGGACCTGGTGCTGGGGGTGCAGTGGGTGCGGCCCGACGGGGTGTTGGTCAAAGCCGGGGGCCAGGTGGTGAAAAACGTGGCGGGCTATGACCTGATGAAATTGCTAACCGGCTCCTGGGGGACTTTGGGCATCCTGACCCAGGTGAGTTTGCGCCTGTATCCCTTGCCGCCGGTGACCCGTTGTTTTCTGCTACAGGAAGAGGATTTAGCCGAGCTACGCCAGCGGGTGTTGGACACGGGCGTGCCCCTGACGGCCTGTGATCTGGTGTCGGCAGCGCTCGTGGAACGGCTGGGGTATCCGGCGCGCCTGAGTTTATGGTTGGAGTTGCGGGGGACGGCCATCAGTGTGACGGAACAAATAACCTATCTGCGCCAGGCCCTAGGGGGGCAGGCCAACCTGCAGGAAATAGACCCGGAAACGGGGATGCGCATCACTCGCCTGTTGAGCTTACCGCCAACCCAAGTCCACGGGTTACTGAAAGTCGGTGTACTTCCCAGCCAAAGCGTTGCCCTGGCCGAGTACCTACAGCAATGGCTACCCCAGGCCTGGGGTCAGATACACGCCGGGGTGGGCGTGGGACGGATAGGGGTTGCACCGGTCCCTGCCAACTGGGAAACCTTCGTGGCCCAGCTGCGCCGGTGGGTACGTCCGCATGGCTACGTGAGCGTGATAGCAGGGCCGACGTTGGCGGACCGATGGGATGTACCGGCGGAGCGTTTGTCCCTGATGCAGCGGGTGAAACAACAACTCGACCCGGACCATCGCTGCAACCCAGGACGCTGGCTGTGGGGGTATCATTGA
- a CDS encoding DUF2811 domain-containing protein → MTGRVVVKAEIPVELHESLQGYLATHPDWDVDRVCSAALSLFLLQNAESDRRVARVYLDTLFRVPR, encoded by the coding sequence ATGACTGGTCGGGTGGTGGTCAAGGCAGAAATTCCGGTGGAGTTGCACGAGAGTTTGCAGGGGTATCTGGCGACCCATCCTGATTGGGACGTGGATCGGGTCTGCAGTGCGGCGTTGTCTCTGTTTTTGCTCCAGAACGCGGAGAGTGACCGGCGGGTGGCGCGGGTCTATCTGGATACCCTGTTTCGTGTGCCCCGCTAG
- a CDS encoding 2TM domain-containing protein, which yields MPPRWSRRPDPADPAYRRLADRMNLAVHVALFAAVNSGLWFGHELTGAWPRLPWVTGLWGLGLLGHAWYVLRLARYEG from the coding sequence ATGCCTCCTCGCTGGTCCCGCCGTCCTGACCCGGCTGACCCGGCCTATCGCCGCCTGGCGGACCGCATGAACCTGGCAGTACACGTGGCCCTGTTTGCAGCAGTCAACTCCGGGCTGTGGTTTGGCCACGAACTGACGGGAGCTTGGCCGCGCTTACCCTGGGTAACGGGACTGTGGGGGCTGGGGCTCCTGGGCCATGCCTGGTACGTACTGCGTCTGGCCCGCTATGAGGGTTAG
- the rpsF gene encoding 30S ribosomal protein S6, translating into MAARPKPYYETMYILRPDLGDEQTQQAIEKYKNILSELGGEEIQILNRGRRRLAYPIRKFSDGVYVQVNYYGRSDTVAAFERAMRLSEDVIRFLTIAQTPPPKKETAPATVN; encoded by the coding sequence ATGGCGGCTCGCCCCAAACCCTACTACGAGACGATGTACATCCTGCGCCCCGATTTGGGGGACGAGCAGACCCAGCAGGCGATTGAGAAATATAAAAATATCCTGAGTGAACTGGGCGGCGAGGAGATTCAGATTCTCAACCGGGGGCGCCGGCGCTTGGCCTATCCGATTCGCAAGTTTTCCGATGGGGTGTATGTGCAGGTGAATTACTACGGCCGGAGTGATACGGTGGCGGCCTTTGAGCGGGCCATGCGCCTGAGCGAGGATGTCATCCGATTTTTGACCATTGCCCAGACCCCTCCCCCGAAAAAGGAAACGGCCCCGGCGACGGTCAACTAA
- a CDS encoding fumarylacetoacetate hydrolase family protein produces MGTWVRVQVGEQVWYGQRDEQGYVQGWSDAPWAGGQGTEQWFAPDSYRLLAPTVPSKIVAVGRNYREHAAEMQAPVPEEPVLFLKPPTTVIGPEDPIYYPAMSQRVDYEGELAVVIGRPARHLNPEQALSAIWGYTIANDVTARDLQRRDGQWTRSKGFDTFCPLGPQIVPTLSAEAQLETRLNGEKRQAARLVDMVFSPAFLVSFISQVMTLLPGDVVLTGTPAGIGPMQPGDTVAISITGIGTLTNSVVLAPRAGPPT; encoded by the coding sequence ATGGGTACCTGGGTACGGGTGCAGGTGGGGGAGCAGGTGTGGTACGGCCAGCGGGATGAGCAGGGTTACGTGCAGGGCTGGAGTGATGCTCCCTGGGCTGGGGGACAAGGGACCGAGCAATGGTTTGCCCCCGATAGCTACCGCTTATTGGCTCCCACGGTGCCCAGCAAAATTGTGGCAGTCGGTCGCAATTACCGGGAACATGCGGCGGAGATGCAGGCCCCTGTGCCGGAAGAACCGGTGCTTTTCCTCAAGCCCCCCACCACGGTGATTGGGCCGGAGGACCCTATCTATTACCCGGCTATGAGTCAGCGGGTGGACTACGAGGGGGAATTGGCGGTGGTGATTGGCCGACCAGCTCGTCATCTCAACCCCGAGCAAGCCCTTTCAGCCATCTGGGGTTACACCATTGCCAACGATGTCACGGCCCGGGATTTGCAGCGACGGGATGGCCAATGGACCCGCAGCAAGGGCTTTGACACCTTTTGTCCCTTGGGTCCCCAAATCGTGCCCACCTTGTCAGCAGAAGCCCAATTGGAAACGCGGCTCAACGGGGAAAAGCGCCAGGCGGCTCGTCTGGTCGACATGGTGTTCTCGCCGGCTTTTTTGGTGAGCTTTATCAGCCAAGTCATGACCCTGCTCCCCGGGGATGTTGTCTTAACCGGCACGCCTGCTGGTATCGGTCCGATGCAACCGGGGGACACCGTAGCCATCAGCATTACTGGCATCGGCACGCTGACCAATTCCGTCGTGCTTGCTCCCAGGGCAGGACCCCCAACCTAG
- a CDS encoding alpha-D-glucose phosphate-specific phosphoglucomutase, which yields MNIRTVLTQPFAGQKPGTSGLRKPTATFLQRHYLENFIQAIFNTLPERQGATLVLGGDGRYYNRPALQTILKMGAANGIGRVLVGQGGILSTPAASCLIRKYGALGGIILSASHNPGGPDGDFGVKFNTSNGGPAPEKVTNAIYEQTQHIEAYTILEANDLDLDRLGTTRLGNMQVDIIDPVEDYAQLMQQLFDFDRLRDLLTGGRFRLCFDAMNAVTGPYAQRILEQMLGAPAGTVIRGTPLEDFGGIHPDPNLVYARELVDRLFQEDGPDFGAASDGDGDRNMILGRRFFVSPSDSLALLTAYAHLVPGYRQGLAGVARSMPTSQAVDRVAQKLGIPCYETPTGWKFFGNLLDAGKVTLCGEESFGTGSNHVREKDGLWAVLFWLNILAVTGRSVADLVTDHWRQYGRHYYSRHDYEGVESERAHTLMECLRERLSGLVGTTWGRYTVQHADDFAYQDPIDGTLSEHQGIRLRFTDGSRVIYRLSGTGTQGATVRVYLERYEPDVTRQNLDPQMALAELIQIADSIAELRTHTGMARPTVIT from the coding sequence ATGAACATCCGCACGGTCCTGACCCAACCGTTTGCTGGCCAAAAACCGGGTACCTCCGGGTTGCGCAAGCCCACGGCCACCTTTTTGCAACGCCACTATTTGGAGAATTTCATCCAGGCGATTTTCAACACCTTGCCGGAGCGGCAGGGGGCAACGCTGGTGCTGGGGGGGGATGGCCGCTACTACAACCGCCCGGCGCTGCAAACCATCCTGAAAATGGGTGCGGCCAACGGCATCGGGCGGGTGCTGGTGGGCCAGGGGGGGATTCTGTCTACGCCGGCGGCTTCCTGTTTGATTCGCAAATACGGTGCTCTGGGGGGTATCATCCTGTCGGCCAGCCACAATCCGGGGGGACCCGATGGGGATTTCGGCGTGAAATTCAACACCAGCAACGGGGGTCCGGCGCCGGAAAAGGTGACCAACGCCATCTACGAACAGACCCAGCACATCGAGGCTTACACCATCCTGGAGGCCAATGACCTGGACCTGGACCGGTTGGGAACCACGCGCCTAGGGAATATGCAGGTGGACATTATTGACCCGGTAGAGGATTATGCCCAGTTGATGCAGCAGTTGTTTGACTTCGACCGGTTGCGGGACCTGCTCACCGGCGGCCGGTTTCGCCTGTGTTTTGACGCCATGAATGCGGTGACGGGTCCCTATGCCCAGCGCATTTTGGAGCAGATGCTGGGGGCGCCGGCGGGCACGGTAATCCGGGGCACACCCCTAGAAGATTTCGGGGGGATCCATCCCGACCCCAACCTGGTGTACGCGCGGGAGTTGGTGGACCGGCTGTTTCAGGAGGATGGGCCGGATTTCGGGGCGGCATCGGATGGGGATGGGGACCGGAATATGATCCTGGGGCGGCGGTTTTTTGTCAGTCCCAGCGACAGTTTGGCCCTGCTGACGGCCTATGCCCACTTGGTGCCGGGGTATCGGCAGGGCTTGGCGGGGGTGGCGCGCTCTATGCCTACCAGTCAAGCGGTGGACCGGGTGGCGCAAAAACTGGGCATCCCCTGCTACGAAACCCCGACGGGCTGGAAGTTTTTTGGGAATTTGCTGGATGCGGGCAAGGTGACCCTGTGCGGCGAAGAGAGCTTTGGCACCGGCTCGAACCACGTGCGGGAAAAAGACGGGCTGTGGGCGGTGCTGTTTTGGCTGAATATCCTGGCGGTGACGGGCCGATCGGTGGCCGATTTGGTGACGGACCACTGGCGGCAATACGGGCGGCACTATTACTCCCGCCATGACTACGAGGGGGTCGAAAGCGAGCGAGCTCATACCTTGATGGAGTGTCTGCGGGAACGACTGTCTGGATTGGTGGGCACGACGTGGGGCCGTTACACGGTACAACACGCCGACGACTTTGCCTACCAGGACCCCATTGATGGCACGTTGAGCGAGCATCAAGGGATTCGCCTTAGGTTTACCGATGGGTCGCGGGTGATCTATCGGCTCTCTGGGACCGGAACCCAGGGAGCTACTGTGCGGGTGTACCTGGAGCGCTATGAACCGGATGTCACCCGCCAAAACCTGGACCCCCAAATGGCCCTGGCGGAGTTGATTCAGATAGCCGACTCCATCGCCGAGTTACGCACCCACACCGGCATGGCCCGCCCTACCGTCATCACGTGA
- a CDS encoding 2-hydroxyacid dehydrogenase, with amino-acid sequence MKVAVFSSKSYDRQFLDAANREAGHELVYYDVRLEASTATLAGDAQGVCVFVHDVLDRETLTLLHRQGVKLIALRCTGFNNVDLQAAAELGLTVVRVTVYSPYAVAEHAIGLILTLSRKYHRAYNRVREGNFSLEGLLGFDLHARTVGVIGTGKIGLVFAQILQGFGCRILGYDPFPDERFAQLPNARYVTLDELYAQSDIISLHCPLLPETYHLIDQQALDKMKPGVILINVSRGALIDTKAMIDGLKSGKIGALGLDVYEEEENLFFQDLSDQIIQDDLFERLLTFPNVVVTAHQAFFTREALTEIAATTIANISDFAAGRPCPNEIRYTPRQVQP; translated from the coding sequence ATGAAAGTCGCGGTGTTTAGCAGCAAATCCTACGACCGGCAGTTTTTAGATGCGGCTAACCGGGAGGCGGGGCACGAACTAGTCTATTACGACGTGCGCCTAGAGGCCAGTACCGCTACCTTGGCGGGGGATGCCCAGGGGGTGTGCGTCTTTGTCCACGACGTGCTGGACCGGGAAACCCTGACGTTGCTCCATCGCCAGGGGGTCAAACTCATTGCCCTGCGCTGCACGGGTTTTAACAATGTGGATTTGCAGGCGGCGGCGGAGTTGGGACTCACGGTGGTGCGGGTGACGGTCTATTCCCCCTACGCGGTGGCCGAGCACGCCATTGGGTTAATTCTCACCCTGAGCCGCAAGTACCACCGGGCCTACAACCGGGTGCGGGAGGGCAATTTTTCCCTGGAGGGGCTGCTGGGGTTTGATTTGCACGCTCGCACGGTGGGGGTCATCGGCACGGGGAAAATCGGCCTGGTGTTTGCCCAGATTCTCCAGGGGTTTGGCTGCCGGATTTTGGGGTATGACCCTTTTCCCGACGAACGCTTTGCCCAACTGCCCAACGCTCGCTACGTGACGTTGGATGAGCTGTACGCCCAGTCGGATATTATTTCCCTGCACTGCCCGCTGCTGCCGGAGACCTATCACCTGATTGACCAGCAGGCCCTCGACAAGATGAAGCCGGGGGTGATATTGATCAATGTCAGTCGGGGGGCGTTGATAGATACCAAGGCCATGATTGACGGCTTAAAGTCGGGGAAAATCGGGGCGCTGGGGCTGGATGTGTACGAGGAGGAGGAAAACCTGTTTTTTCAGGATTTGTCGGACCAGATTATCCAGGACGACCTGTTTGAGCGCCTGTTGACCTTTCCCAATGTGGTGGTGACGGCCCACCAGGCGTTTTTTACCCGCGAGGCCCTGACGGAGATTGCAGCCACCACCATTGCCAACATCAGCGATTTTGCCGCCGGTCGGCCCTGCCCCAACGAAATCCGTTATACCCCACGCCAGGTGCAGCCATGA
- a CDS encoding phosphoketolase family protein, whose translation MVITPIKPDINELSAFGPARSTVSGTPLSPEELHQLHAFWRAANYLAVGMIYLQDNPLLRQPLKPEHIKNRLLGHWGSSPGIAFVYTHLNRVIKKFDQDMVYIVGPGHGAPGFLGPCYLEGSYSEFYPNCSLDERGLRRFFKQFSFPGGIGSHCTPETPGSIHEGGELGYSLSHAFGAVFDNPNLIAVALVGDGEAETGPLATAWHSNKFINPSRDGAVLPILHLNGYKINNPTVLARISHEELEALFRGYGYTPYFVEGSDPETMHQAMAATLDHCITEIHRIQAEARSTSQPVRPRWPVIILRTPKGWTAPAEVGGHKIEGFWRSHQVPLADVKKNPEHLRILEQWLRSYRPEELFDEQGAPRPDIMAAAPSGTKRLGSTPYANGGLLRRDLRMPDFRDSKYAIQVPKPATIEAMNTKPLGAFLRDVMALNPHNFRVFGPDETTSNKLDAVYEASKKCWLAEYFPEDADGGELAPDGRVMEYLSEHTLEGWLEGYLLTGRHGFFSTYEAFVHVIDSMFNQHAKWLDMCSQIPWRQDISSLNILITSTVWRQDHNGFTHQDPGFLDIVVNKSSKVTRIYLPPDVNSLLSCADHCLRSKNYVNVIVCDKQLHLQYMNMEEAIRHCTKGLGIWDWASNDQGSEPDVVMVGCGDIPTQEALAATALLRQEFPDLKIRFINVVDLFRLQPESEHPHGMSDRDFDSLFTLDKPIIFNFHGYPWLIHRLAYRRHNHRNLHVRGYKEKGSINTPLELAIANNIDRFSLAMDVIDRVPKLQVAGAHAKEKFLNMQIDCRNYAHEHGTDMPEFANWRWPF comes from the coding sequence ATGGTTATCACTCCGATCAAGCCCGATATCAACGAGCTAAGCGCTTTTGGTCCCGCCCGTTCCACTGTTAGCGGTACGCCCCTATCACCGGAGGAACTCCATCAGTTACACGCCTTCTGGCGGGCGGCCAATTATCTGGCGGTGGGGATGATCTATCTGCAGGACAACCCCTTGCTGCGGCAACCCCTCAAACCTGAGCATATTAAAAATCGTTTATTGGGCCACTGGGGGTCCAGCCCTGGCATTGCCTTTGTTTACACCCACCTCAACCGGGTGATCAAAAAGTTTGACCAGGACATGGTGTACATCGTGGGGCCGGGTCATGGGGCGCCGGGCTTCCTAGGGCCTTGTTATCTGGAGGGGAGCTATAGCGAGTTTTATCCCAATTGCAGTCTGGATGAGCGGGGACTGCGGCGGTTTTTCAAGCAGTTTTCCTTCCCCGGCGGCATCGGCAGCCACTGCACCCCGGAAACCCCCGGTTCCATCCATGAGGGGGGAGAACTGGGCTACTCCCTCTCCCATGCCTTCGGGGCCGTATTCGACAACCCTAATCTGATCGCTGTAGCCCTGGTGGGGGATGGGGAAGCGGAAACCGGTCCCCTGGCGACGGCCTGGCACTCCAACAAGTTCATCAATCCCAGCCGGGACGGGGCGGTGCTGCCCATCCTGCACCTGAACGGGTACAAGATCAACAACCCGACGGTCCTGGCCCGCATCAGCCACGAGGAATTGGAGGCCCTGTTCCGGGGCTATGGGTACACGCCCTACTTTGTGGAGGGGTCGGACCCAGAAACCATGCACCAGGCGATGGCCGCCACCCTGGACCACTGCATCACGGAAATCCACCGGATCCAAGCGGAGGCTCGCTCCACCAGTCAGCCGGTGCGTCCCCGTTGGCCCGTGATCATCCTGCGCACGCCCAAGGGATGGACGGCCCCAGCGGAGGTGGGGGGGCACAAAATTGAGGGGTTTTGGCGCTCCCACCAGGTGCCCCTGGCGGATGTGAAGAAAAACCCGGAACACCTGCGTATTCTGGAGCAATGGCTGCGCAGCTACCGGCCCGAGGAACTCTTTGACGAGCAGGGGGCACCCCGACCGGACATCATGGCCGCCGCGCCCAGTGGCACCAAACGCCTCGGTTCGACCCCCTACGCCAACGGAGGACTCCTGCGGCGGGATTTGCGCATGCCCGATTTCCGGGATTCCAAGTACGCCATTCAGGTCCCTAAGCCGGCCACGATTGAGGCCATGAACACCAAACCCCTGGGGGCTTTCCTACGGGATGTGATGGCCCTGAACCCCCATAATTTCCGGGTGTTTGGGCCGGACGAAACCACCTCCAATAAGCTGGATGCGGTGTACGAAGCCAGTAAAAAGTGCTGGCTGGCGGAATATTTCCCGGAAGACGCCGATGGTGGGGAGCTGGCGCCGGATGGCCGGGTGATGGAGTATCTGAGTGAACACACCCTCGAAGGCTGGCTGGAGGGTTATTTACTCACGGGACGGCATGGCTTTTTCTCCACCTACGAGGCCTTTGTCCATGTGATCGATTCCATGTTCAACCAACATGCCAAATGGTTGGATATGTGCAGCCAAATCCCCTGGCGCCAGGACATTTCATCGCTGAACATCCTAATTACCTCCACCGTTTGGCGGCAGGACCACAACGGGTTTACCCATCAGGACCCGGGTTTCCTGGACATTGTGGTGAACAAGAGTTCTAAAGTAACGCGGATTTACCTACCGCCGGATGTGAACTCCCTACTGTCATGCGCCGACCACTGCCTGCGCAGCAAGAACTACGTCAACGTGATTGTCTGCGACAAGCAGTTGCACCTGCAGTACATGAACATGGAGGAGGCGATTCGCCACTGCACCAAGGGTCTGGGCATTTGGGACTGGGCCAGCAACGACCAGGGCAGCGAACCGGATGTGGTGATGGTAGGCTGCGGCGACATTCCCACCCAGGAGGCCCTGGCGGCCACGGCCCTGTTGCGCCAGGAGTTTCCCGATTTGAAAATTCGCTTTATCAACGTGGTGGACCTGTTTCGGCTGCAACCGGAAAGCGAACACCCCCACGGGATGAGCGACCGGGATTTTGACAGTTTGTTCACCCTGGATAAGCCGATCATTTTCAACTTCCACGGCTATCCCTGGCTGATTCACCGCTTGGCTTACCGGCGCCATAACCACCGCAATTTGCACGTGCGGGGCTATAAGGAAAAGGGGAGCATCAACACCCCCTTGGAGCTGGCGATTGCCAACAACATTGACCGGTTCTCCCTGGCGATGGATGTGATTGACCGGGTGCCCAAATTACAGGTGGCTGGGGCGCACGCCAAGGAGAAATTCCTGAATATGCAAATTGACTGCCGCAACTACGCCCACGAACACGGGACGGACATGCCGGAATTTGCCAACTGGCGCTGGCCGTTCTGA